The Betta splendens chromosome 7, fBetSpl5.4, whole genome shotgun sequence genome includes a window with the following:
- the rarga gene encoding retinoic acid receptor gamma-A isoform X2 — protein MFDCMEALGMGPHQLYDVASRGACMLRKASPFFAGLDPFAWTGSASVQSVETQSTSSEEMVPSSPSPPPPPRVYKPCFVCQDKSSGYHYGVSSCEGCKGFFRRSIQKNMVYTCHRDKNCQINKVTRNRCQYCRLQKCFEVGMSKEAVRNDRNKKKKDVKEEVVLPESYELSGELEELVNKVSKAHQETFPSLCQLGKYTTNSSSDHRVQLDLGLWDKFSELSTKCIIKIVEFAKRLPGFTSLTIADQITLLKSACLDILMLRICTRYTPEQDTMTFSDGLTLNRTQMHNAGFGPLTDLVFAFAGQLLPLEMDDTETGLLSAICLICGDRMDLEEPQKVDKLQEPLLEALKIYARRRRPNKPHMFPRMLMKITDLRGISTKGAERAITLKMEIPGPMPPLIREMLENPEAFDDQTESNESPPPPPPPPPPAPALVLKQEAEDEDDSWAAENGSEPSPEEEDEDDEDDAGDEERDRGSDSEGEAWGALDGGEGPRKGLAGRAQ, from the exons CCGTGGAAACCCAGAGCACCAGCTCAGAGGAGATGGTACCCAGTTCTCCgtccccacctcccccacctcGTGTCTACAAGCCCTGCTTTGTGTGCCAGGACAAGTCCTCCGGGTACCACTACGGGGTCAGCTCATGTGAAGGCTGCAAG GGCTTCTTCCGCCGCAGCATCCAGAAGAACATGGTGTACACCTGCCACCGGGACAAGAACTGTCAGATTAACAAGGTCACACGCAACCGCTGCCAGTACTGCAGGCTGCAGAAGTGCTTCGAGGTCGGCATGTCCAAGGAAG CCGTGCGCAATGACcgaaacaagaagaagaaggacgtgaaggaggaggtggttcTTCCAGAAAGCTATGAGCTCAGCGGAGAACTTGAGGAGTTGGTCAACAAAGTCAGCAAAGCTCATCAAGAAACTTTCCCATCATTGTGCCAGTTGGGCAAATACACCACC AATTCCAGCTCGGACCACCGTGTGCAGCTGGATCTGGGCCTTTGGGACAAGTTCAGCGAGCTCTCCACCAAATGCATCATCAAGATTGTGGAATTTGCCAAGCGGCTCCCGGGCTTCACCAGCCTCACCATCGCTGACCAGATCACTCTGCTTAAGTCGGCCTGCCTGGACATTCTG ATGCTGAGGATCTGCACCCGCTACACCCCAGAACAGGACACTATGACGTTCTCCGATGGCCTGACTCTGAACCGGACGCAGATGCACAACGCCGGCTTCGGGCCGCTCACGGACCTGGTGTTCGCCTTCGCCGGACAGCTGCTGCCCCTGGAGATGGACGACACGGAGACCGGCCTCCTCAGCGCCATCTGCCTCATCTGTGGAG ACCGCATGGATCTGGAGGAGCCGCAGAAGGTGGATAAGCTACAAGAGCCTCTGCTGGAGGCTCTGAAAATCTACGCCCGCCGCCGGCGCCCCAACAAGCCCCACATGTTCCCTCGCATGCTGATGAAGATCACTGACCTCAGGGGCATCAGCACCAAGG GTGCGGAGAGAGCCATCACTCTGAAGATGGAGATCCCAGGGCCAATGCCCCCGCTGATCAGGGAGATGCTGGAGAACCCCGAGGCGTTCGACGACCAAACCGAGAGCAACGAGAGCCCGCCGCccccgcctccgccgccgcccccggCGCCGGCCCTGGTCCTGAAGCAGGAAgccgaggacgaggacgacagCTGGGCCGCCGAGAACGGCAGCGAGCCGTCCccggaggaagaggacgaggatgacGAGGATGACGCCGGGGACGAAGAGAGGGACAGGGGCTCGGACAGTGAGGGGGAGGCCTGGGGGGCTCTGGATGGAGGGGAGGGACCCAGGAAGGGCCTCGCAGGGAGGGCGCAGTGA
- the calcoco1a gene encoding calcium-binding and coiled-coil domain-containing protein 1, protein MDKASGVEFRNVGCSYFPQSRVDCHYTLTSDHKWASSDWIGLFKVGWSSVKDYHTFVWALTPADYQEGADVNCCVHFQASYLPKPSSQEYEFVYIDAKGGVCSCSSKFTFCAPKPLEDLVTLEEESHGEEACTDMLLVIPRAELLQSRLQECLRERAELLHVQEAANRQRAKEREEYKRASEAWDRQRKALEKNATRLQDELNLSQEKIREMEQVHKEEQALGKSLAQEKMSLLDIMEASTVRITELEEDIKTLSQRTVERETELERLKEKAKRAGAQRKEEDNERKNLQIKLEQTEGELRSLSKEFQGLRTSLAQRDTSVLQLQNTITTLTQKLTIAHRKEAESEATMKEMRSLRERLNANERAAESLKSDLSAMVAQRDQGQAELHQARLQAAQLTLQLADSSLALREGRAHWAQERQSLQRKSENSHEQLEKLNTEMQRVEERLQEERMERVKLEVELGREKDCNRVQLSETRRELQELKSSVRVAQKEKEQLHAEKQELIEYICQLEQKMGTSAKWSSAPIASTGLPDGALSDSEDENPEALQPPRPPRPLGHYSLCEQGQPDALLLGTPPASPREVERRRVVINQPAPLSSPHQAGAGAGADTLPHSSDSEEESDPLDCSRRSSGEETALLLPEHTDAVLSDLADTSLW, encoded by the exons aTGGACAAGGCCAGCGGGGTGGAGTTTAGAAATGTGGGTTGCAGTTACTTCCCTCAGAGCAGAGTCGATTGCCACTACACACTGACCTCAGACCACAAGTGGGCCAGCAGTGACTGGATAGGGCTCTTCAAG GTTGGATGGTCATCAGTAAAGGACTACCATACCTTTGTCTGGGCCTTGACTCCGGCAGACTATCAAGAGGGCGCAGACGTCAACTGTTGTGTTCATTTCCAGG CCTCCTATCTGCCCAAGCCCAGCTCACAAGAATATGAGTTTGTATATATCGATGCCAAGGGGGGCgtgtgctcctgcagctcaaaattcactttttgtgCTCCGAAGCCGCTGGAGGACCTGGTGACCCTTGAGGAGGAGTCCCATGGAGAAGAAGCATGCACAGACATGCTGCTGGTAATACCcagggcagagctgctgcag AGCCGACTGCAGGAATGTCTGCGAGAGCGGGCTGAGCTGTTGCAtgtgcaggaggctgcaaaCAGGCAAAgggcaaaggagagagaggagtacaagagggcgagcgaggcctGGGACAGACAACGTAAAGCTCTGGAAAAGAACGCCACCAGGCTGCAGGATGAACTGAACCTGAGTCAGGAGAAGATCAGAGAGATGGAGCAAGTACACAAG GAGGAACAGGCCTTAGGAAAATCACTAGCCCAGGAGAAAATGTCTCTGTTGGATATCATGGAGGCGAGTACGGTGCGAATCACAGAACTGGAGGAGGACATCAAAACCCTGAGTCAACGGACTgtggaaagagagacagagctggagag GTTGAAGGAAAAAGCCAAGAGGGCAGGAgctcagaggaaggaggaggacaatGAGAGAAAGAATCTACAG ATCAAGTTGGAACAGACGGAGGGTGAACTCAGGAGTCTGTCGAAGGAGTTCCAGGGCCTGAGGACGTCCTTAGCTCAGAGGGACACCAGTGTCCTGCAGCTTCAAAACACAATTACCACACTTACTCAGAAACTCACCATCGCCCACAGGAAGGAG GCGGAGAGCGAGGCAACAATGAAGGAGATGCGGAGCCTGCGGGAGCGTCTCAACGCAAATGAGCGAGCTGCAGAGAGCTTGAAGAGTGATCTGAGTGCCATGGTGGCCCAGAGGGACCAAGGGCAGGCTGAACTGCATCAGGCTCGCCTGCAGGCTGCCCAGCTCACGCTCCAGCTTGCAGACTCCAGTCTGGCCCTTAGAGAAGGAAGAGCCCACTGGGCGCAAGAGAGGCAGAGTCTGCAGCGCAAGTCTGAG AATAGCCacgagcagctggagaagctcaacacagagatgcagagggtggaggagaggctgcaggaggagaggatggagagagtgaAGCTGGAGGTTGAGCTTGGAAGAGAAAAGGATTGTAACAGG GTTCAACTGAGTGAGACCCGTCGGGAGCTTCAGGAGCTGAAGTCTAGTGTGAGGGTGGCTcaaaaagagaaggagcagctaCATGCAGAGAAGCAG GAGTTGATTGAGTATATCTGTCAGCTGGAGCAGAAGATGGGAACCAGTGCCAAGTGGAGTTCTGCTCCGATTGCCTCTACAG GGCTCCCTGACGGTGCGTTATCGGACTCCGAGGATGAAAATCCGGAGGCCTTGCAGCCCCCCCGCCCGCCTAGACCTCTGGGCCACTACAGCCTGTGTGAGCAGGGCCAGCCGGACGCCTTGCTCCTGGGcaccccccccgcctccccccggGAGGTGGAGCGGAGGCGGGTGGTGATCAACCAGCCGGCCCCGCTCTCCTCGCCACACcaggccggagccggagccggagccgacACTCTGCCGCACAGTTCCGACTCG GAGGAAGAATCAGACCCACTTGACTGTTCAAGGCGCAGCTCTGGGGAGGAAACGGCACTTTTGCTGCCTGAACACACGGACGCTGTTCTCAG CGATCTGGCCGACACGTCGCTGTGGTAA